AATGTAGAGTTATTGACATGTTTTGTGCAAAATTACatcttttttttaagtaaacacATTACACAATGATGAGTTCCAGTTTTTTACTAGTTCAAATTATAACAATATTATAGTTCCAATTTTCTACTGTCTAGATTGTTTATACCAAACTAAATATAATTGTTGCTTCTAAGAAGTGAtaccactacaaaaaaaaagtatcTAACGACGCTAAAATTTATGGGTTAACGACGCTTTCCGGCGTCGTTAAACGCTTACCCACACTTTTCAAAGTATCATCATAAATGTCGTTAAATCGCGTGTCGCCATTTTTTAACGACACATAATTCTTGTATAGGTAAATTGAATCTGCCGACATTGCGTGTACAAGCGTTGTCATGCTAGAGACACTTACTTTTTTTAGCGTCGTAATTTTTATcacattatttaatttataatttttgtaatttttactaCGCTTTATTAAAGTGTCTTAATATCGACGACACATAATTTTTATTCTGTCGTTATTTTTCTACAGAAAATATTCATTGCGTCTTAAATATGACCACACTTAAATTTGAAAGCATCTTTAAAGTTACGACATATAATTGTTAAAACGTCTACATATGACGACACTAAAAAAACTATTATGTCTCGAATGTAACGACTTTTTTAATTAACAGAAATGTCGTAAAATGGAACCCGTAAATACTTATTACATTCTCAATATAACgacatttttaatttaaaaaatgtcTCAAAATTAAGACACATAAATATTATTCCGTCTTCAACACAAcgacatttttaattaaaaaatgtcTCCTAATCACGACGCATAAATATTATTATGTCCTGGACAAAATAGCTTATTTGTAAATAAACATCTTGAAATGTTACAACACTTCGATGTAAAAAAAATCtccaattatattatatataatcacATAAATGTCTATGATGTGAATGATGATATTGAAAGTCAAATTGTGAAATTATTACAGAAAATGAAATACACAATTATAACTACATACAAGTGAATGAATTTTTGTTTCAAGGTCCACTTTCTCAAAAAATATTCTCGATCACATTTTTTCCTTCATGATACAGCAAATCAGCAAAGGGCTCTGAAAAAGAAATCAACAAGCGCAAAACTCTCTGGATGCGCTTTATTTCGAACATTTGCTTTAAACCGAACTAAGTCCCTTTTTTCATAAATCAAAGTAAGTATTAGTAatattgaaaatattaatatggaAATATATAGTATTAAAACCAAAGGTACTAACCTCTCAATTGGAAACATCCATCTATAATGCACTGGACCTCCAAGTTTGACTTCTGCAACTTAATGAACCGTCAAGTGAACCATAATGGtaaaaaagctcggaaggaatgtCTTCTCTAATCGACAAAGTGTTTCAGCCACTTTCGATTCCAAGAGGTCAACTTCATTTGGATCAAGGGTTTTGCTACACAATCCCTTAAAAATGGAGCACAAATCGGTCACAACAGCAACTACTTGACGGGGAAAAGTAGATCTTAAAGCAATAGGGAGAATGTCTTGCATAAGAACATGACAATCATGGcttttcaaattaataatcttGCGCTCTTTCAAGTTCACACATCTTGAAATATTTGAAGCATAACCATCAGGAACCTTCATATTCTTCAACACGGTTAAGAATAGTTCTTTTTCTACTGAAGACATAGTGTAACATGCTTGTGGCAAACGACGAGACCCATTATATGCAGTGGGATGGAGTTCATGTCTAATTCCCATATCAATTAAATCAAGCCTCGCTTTGTGGTTATCTTTGCTCTTACCATCAATATTGAGGAAAGTACCAAGCAAATTATCACAAATGTTTTTCTCAATATGCATGACATCCAAATTATGACGAAGAAGATTGAACTCCCAATAAGGAAGATCGAAGAATATGCTTCTTTTCTTCCATAAACAAGGTCTTGATTCCTCACAATTTTCAATATTTTCATCAAGAAAAGTATCTGCATCTTCAAAATGCATTGCTTCATTGTTTGAACAAGATTGTTGAGTATTTGGTTGAATTCTAGAACTCTCATTCTGCTCTCGGTTCcgttttttatttgattttattgattttccatAAACAAAATTCACACCACTCAACTGCCCTAGTACTTCAGTACCAAAAGGTGGCAAAGGTGCTGTCTGTAACTCCACTGTGCCAtcaaattgatctttttcatatcGAAAATGATGATCATGCTCTAACCACCTTCGATGACCCATGTAACAAAACTTTCCCCCATTTTTTAACCACTGAGAATGAGTTGATTCCCCGCAAGATGGACAAGCTACACGCCCCTTAGTGCTCCAACCTGATAAATTGGCATAAGCCGAAAAATCGTTAATTGTCCACATTAGTGCAGCTCTTAACTTGAAGTTTTCCCTAATACAAGCATCAAATGCATCAACACCATCCCATAATTGTTTCAATTCATCAATCAGAGGCTGTAAGAAAACATCAATATCATTTCCAGGACCCTTTTCGCCCGGAATGACCATGGAAAAAATCAGTGATGATTGTTTCATGCAAGCCCATGGTTCTAAGTTGTAAGGAAGCAGAACAACTGGCCAAGTACTGTATGTAGTACTCATGGTTCGAAAAGGATTAAATCCATCACTAGCTAAGCCAAGTCGCACACTACGAGGATCTGCTACAAATTCTGGAAATCGCTTATCAAATTCTTTCCAAGCTAATGCATCTGCTGGGTGCCTCAAttttccatccttattcctacCTTCCATATGCCACCTCATGGAAGAAGCAGTTTTTGAAGACATATATAGCCGTTTTAGCCTTGGTATTAAAGGAAAATATCGTAAGACTTTGGCTGGCTTTTTCTTCTTTGGGTTGTCGTTCTCATCCTCCATTAAATCACCATCCTTTTCATGGTTAAGCACCCATCTTGATGTCAAACATACTTTGCAACATTCATCATTCTTTTTCTCCCCCCAATATAGTGTACAATCATTTGGACAAGCATGAATTTTTTCATAACCCAATCCTAAATCcttgattattttttttgatTCATAGTAAGATGATGGTAAATGATTGCCGCTCGGAAGTGCATCAGACAATAGTTCTAACAACATGCTAAAAGACTTTCCAGACTATCCATTTAAACACTTGATATGGTACAATCTCAAGATAAAAGATATTCTTGAGAATTTTGTACATCCCGGATATAGATCTTCATCACAATCTTGAAGTAGGTGTTGGAACTTGATTCTATCATCATTATTCGGTGAAAGATTGATATGAGGATTGTCATTGAGATCATTATGATGATTGTCATTCAGATTATTGTGATTATCGTCATTGAGATCATTGTGATGATCGTCATCTGAAATAATTCCAAATGCATCTCCAATAAGCCCCGACATTTCATAGTCTCCATCCAAATTTGAGGGCCTAGAGCTACTTGTCTCATTAGAAGAAATAGTACAATCATTTGACGATGATGATACTACAGCCGATTCTCCATGAAATATCCAGTTTGTATATCCTTCTAAAATACCATTCCATAATAGGTGCTCTTGAACAATTAGTGCATCATATGAATATCTATTATAACATTTCTTACATGGGCAATAAATCAATCCATTGACAACTGTTTTTTCAACTGCAAACTTGATAAAACTACTTACACCATTCAAATATGCAACACTTGATCTACATTCACTCATTCAGCTTTTATCCATTTCTATGtgatcaaaataaaaacacaTTAATATTCATAAAAGTGCTCAAACTAATAGCTATAATGCTCTCCTAATTCAATATGACCTCTCTTATATGCATTGTTAGATGACAAATTCAACATTTTTCATGCACTGCTAGATGacccaaagaaaaaaaaatgcataaacCTATATGTTATTTGAATTCAACCTCTTTGATAGGAATATCACAGTACATCCAACACCAACAATACATAATTTGAAGAAATTCCAATGACAACAACATGTTAGTTAAGACAATTTAATTAGTGAACATAAATAAAGGTTGAAACTAACTAAATGGTTATAAATTTACACAAACAGTGAGCCAGTGGAAAATACCCTTTCAAAAACTAGAGTCGTTCTTCCCCTTCTATAAATCCATTTACAGTGTCTTCTACTCATATAATACATACAAGCTGAATATAAGACACATCAAAGACCAAGCACGCAGTACACCAAAAATTTAAgcaagaaaaataaatttaacgATAAACTCAAGAATAATTGAGCGAGCTAACCTGAAAGAGATCGGAGTTGCGATTGCGATGGCTGGTAAACAACAAGGAGATTGGATCTTAAATTAGATTCCAGCTATGCGAGCATATTCATTTGGAAAAAAATCTTGCAAGCGGCGATTATGAAATTGTGAAAAAAAATCTCGCAATCAGAATTCGCCCAATTTTTTGTTATGAAATTTAGGTATCCAGCCTCTTTTGCGATTGGGAATCAGGGATGTGAAGGAAGTTTAGTTTAatcattttattataatttcttttatttatttatttggaagAAAAACGTGTAATTATAATTAGGAATTCAGTACAGTGGAGTTGGGAATTCTTAATTTGACAATTTAGCTTTCAACCTTCAACTTGTTGAAAAAGTTTGATTCGCCTCCTGCATTTTTAAAATATCCCGAAATCTCTTTTAACTTGCATAAAAGGTTCAGTTAATCTCCTAAACATATataaaacgtaatcaattgattactcgattgcaaaaaagtaagttaaatgcgaaaaatatTTGACCCTAATATACGAAAGGGATAAAGACCAAATTTAATCGTAACGTTTTAAGGAAAGTGCAGATTTAAACTTAATGTATGAAATGgtacaaatttaactctaacgtttcGAACCAAGATCAATTATAGCCCTACGTTATCGAAATTAGGAAAAATGGTTTGACTTGTATTTAACTCTCACTTGAAACCTTCGaaaaatcaattatatctaagatatttagtgtaaTACTAAAATTGGAGTTGCTTGgaaatgttagggttaaatttgcactATTTCGTACGTTATcgctaaatctgcactttgcTTCAAATGTTaaagttaaatttaatttatccTGATAAGAAATGATTTTACCTCTAAagtttccaagcaagatcaattttagccttaTATATTGTAGATTTTAGAATCGAACCAAATATCTGAATAAAAAGATCCAAAAGCGCAATGAATCACTGACTTTTTCGTTAGGATCGAACCAAATTGTATCATTGACTCTGATAGATACAATTTTAGAGATTTTTCAAATCTCCGAATTAGATTGAACCGTATTCACCTCTATTTATCGATCAACTTGTTTAGAAAGACGATTcgataataaataaaaacagtCAAACCCAATTGATTCAAAATAAGCTATCAAAATGgtgttaatttttttaagaacaaCTAAATTAGTGCGTAGAAACCACATACATTTGGTATTAAAGT
The DNA window shown above is from Euphorbia lathyris chromosome 1, ddEupLath1.1, whole genome shotgun sequence and carries:
- the LOC136210568 gene encoding uncharacterized protein is translated as MLLELLSDALPSGNHLPSSYYESKKIIKDLGLGYEKIHACPNDCTLYWGEKKNDECCKVCLTSRWVLNHEKDGDLMEDENDNPKKKKPAKVLRYFPLIPRLKRLYMSSKTASSMRWHMEGRNKDGKLRHPADALAWKEFDKRFPEFVADPRSVRLGLASDGFNPFRTMSTTYSTWPVVLLPYNLEPWACMKQSSLIFSMVIPGEKGPGNDIDVFLQPLIDELKQLWDGVDAFDACIRENFKLRAALMWTINDFSAYANLSGWSTKGRVACPSCGESTHSQWLKNGGKFCYMGHRRWLEHDHHFRYEKDQFDGTVELQTAPLPPFGTEVLGQLSGVNFVYGKSIKSNKKRNREQNESSRIQPNTQQSCSNNEAMHFEDADTFLDENIENCEESRPCLWKKRSIFFDLPYWEFNLLRHNLDVMHIEKNICDNLLGTFLNIDGKSKDNHKARLDLIDMGIRHELHPTAYNGSRRLPQACYTMSSVEKELFLTVLKNMKVPDGYASNISRCVNLKERKIINLKSHDCHVLMQDILPIALRSTFPRQVVAVVTDLCSIFKGLCSKTLDPNEVDLLESKVAETLCRLEKTFLPSFFTIMVHLTVH